GAATCCCACCCGCGAGCAAAGATATACATTATACAGTCTGAGTCTTTCAGAAAATCATATTCTCAACAATACTTCGATTACTCTCTACGCTATGCAGCCTCGAAATTCTCGAGCGTGATTAATTTAGACGTCAACGTGTCACGAAAAAGCCCGAATTCACATGAGTTATGTATATCCTAATTTACCACCATGTCAGATCACAATATTTTCTCGGCTCCGAGAGCACTTGCTTTCCGTGTTTGATTATAGCAACCAACGGTACGTTTTACAGCTGCGataaaagaatgaaaaaatatcgctCTACTTCATGGGAAGACAGAACATCTGCTTGAGCAGACCCTTCTTGGGCCTATCCTCCTCCACGACATCGTCGTAGTCGTTCTCGTCGAAAACACTCCCGATGAGCGAGCCCGcctcgttgttgttgttgttcgtGTTGTTGCTCGAGTTGAACGAGTCGTAGCTCGGATCGGTGATGCTGAGCGACCTTGAATAGCTCGGACTCTCGTAGCGAAAGGCGatgggcggcggcggcaggcTGTACTCGTTGTAGTTGTCGTCGCTTTGTAGGTATCTCATGAACAGCTGCTggtgatgctgctgctgctggtagtCAGTAGGAAGAGCGAGAGGCGGATGTCGGGGTCTGCTGTCGGCTACGTTGAAGTGCAGCATCGCCAGCCGATCCTGCAACTCGTACATGTAGCGCTGGTGCAGCTGGCGGTGATGCTCCTcatgctgctgcagcaggaGCTCCTCCGCGGTGAGGTTGACAGCGACGTTCGAGGGGATGTAGTGGTGGTGGTACTGGTGGTGCTGTTGTTGGATGACGACCGCGAGGTGCTCCTCCTCGCTACAGGACTCTAAGCTTGGAGTCTCTTGTCACACGCAGTCCTCAAGGGACATCAGCAGCGGATTCACATACTCGAATCCCTCGAACTCCGTCTGGTCGATCCTGTCTATCACTCGCCTGGAAAACGTCAGATTGATTAGGTCATGGactcgcatatatatatacgcgtatgCATTAGACAAAGAACAAGAATACTATCGAACGCAGTAGATTCAGGGTTCAAATTTACAATCAATATTTATGATAGAGAAACTTTAAGAATTTGAATGGCTCATCTTCTTTGCTCCATCACATCATTTGCATAATGGCTGCAGAACCAAAGAGTAAGAGTACTCTAAAGGGTAATATTTCAACATTATTAGAGAACGTGCTTGGCAGAACTTCAGAGCAGAGCCCGTCTTTGAAAGAAagcaaagaaaattttaaaaatgttcttttTCTCAGTCGAGCTAGGAAGTTCTGATAAACGAGAACCTACAATTCAGCTACTCCGGTGGTAAATCGTCCGAATCAAGCTCAGAAGCTTTAACAATGTACAGCCCGGGTACGAATCCGCGAGCATTATTTGGGCGTAACATCAGCGCCCAGGCTATGCAAATTTCGCTGCGGCTCGAGACACATACTGTATGAGACGAGAGTACAGAGGTAAAAGTGGCTTACGGATCATCGGGTGTGAGATACACTGGCTCGTCCGTAAATTCAGGCGGGAAGTTTGCCAAATCGCGATCGGAATCCAACTGCGGCTTGTAGGGCGGCGTGACCTGTTTCTGCTCCAGCTGCAACATACATCATAAAGGAACGGCTGCTTAgtaaaagaaatgaaaaaaaaacgacagTAAACGGGTAGAGGAAATAAAGATTCGGGGAGGTAGGAAAATACGTGGCTTATTGCTTCGTGTTGGGAATTTCGAGAGGCGAGTTGGACGGTAGGAAAATTAGGTTGCACGTGGCGCAGCACTACACGTTTTCATTCGTCATATTTATATTGAGTTCGCTGGTGCCAGCTGCTATTTGGAATCAACCCATTATACGATACGTACATAATACACAGTTTGGCAAAAATTACTCTTTTTCAAATGTAAAGTCTACGTTTGACAATCGACCAAAGGTTCTCACCATATCCCAATCGATAGCCTTGAAGAACGGGTGCGTCATAATGTCTAAGAAAGCGTTGGGGCTCCTTCCGCATCCTAATCTCTCGGCCGGATCCTTGCAGAGGAATCCCTTGAGGACCGAAGTCGCCTTCACCGACAGCGATCTCGGGATTCTTATCGTCTTTTGCAGGATGACCTGGAAGAGATAGTCCTCAGTGTTCTGGTCAGGGTTCTCGCTGGCTCCAGCGATGTCGAAGGGGCTTCGTCCGGCAAGCATCTCGTAGACGAGTACACCGAGGGCCCACCAGTCGACCGAGAAGCCGTAGTCTTCGCCTCGAAGGATCTCCGGTGCGATGTAGTTAGGTGTACCGCAGAAAGTAGCTGTGGTGTCGCCCTCGCGCACGCCCTCCTTGCACATACCATAGTCCGTCAACTTGACATGGCCCTCGTGGTCCAGCAGCACATTGTCCAGCTTCAAATCACGGTAGATTATTCCTGGAACACAGATGCGGACGATAAAGTTTTCTGACCTAGTTATCGTTAAAGTTTCAGTGACACTTTGCAACTAGTGCTGCGGGAGATAAGCGGTAGATACTACATTTTTCTGAATTATAGATTTTCAAaagagttttatttttagaaaaaaggGACTTGCAAAACGAAAGACTCTATGAATTTTAAATCGCAAAGCTTTTACGtagctttttaataaaacacgTTTGATTCAGGCAGATATTTACATTTAAACTTGCAGTTCGTTGCAGCATCCAATGCACTTATCGGATAGTTTCGTTTCCATCTATTTCCATTAAGAATAATACCAATATTTTGTCCAATAATGTCTctttaacgattttttttacattagaAGCTTTAATAATGCTTAAAAATTGTGAATTGTTctaaaaaatcgtttctacGCGTCGGTCTTACCTGaagtaataatctttattattCGTGAACGGATAACGGTGCACTAGAACTCTTATTAGAGAAAGATACGAGCTTATCAGATTATTTTTGCACGAAAAATCACACTGTATTCGGAGTTATCGTTTGCACTTCGTGCGGCAGCAGTCTGAATTTCAATCAATCTTTTTCACTTCAAACAAGACTTACGAACGTCGCATGATAACAATGTGCTAAAATAAAGCACCGTACCTTTAGTGTGCAGGAAATTGAGAGCCAAACTGATCTCCGCCGCGTAGAATCTCGCGTGTTCCTCGGGCAGTCGTCTCTGCCTCTGCATGTGGAACATGAGATCACCACCGCGGACAAACTCGATGACAAAGAAGAGCCTGGACGGTGTCTGGAAGCAAGAGTGCAGTCCCACGAGGAAGGGATGGTTCGATGCGGTCTCAAACACGTGCTTCTCCGTCTGAACCCAGTCGATGTCCTCGTCGTCGGTGACCAGTGCCTTCTTGATCACCTTCATCGCGTAGATGCGCTTCGTCTGCTTGAGCTCGACCATGAGGACCTTGGCGTACGAGCCTCGTCCGATCACGCGTATCAGCTCGAAGTCCGACAGGCTGTACTGGCGGTCGCTTGCACCCTCGGCTCCAGCCATCTCGTCCAGGGCCAGCTCCTCGCCCTCCACGTCGCTCGCCGCTCCTttaagttgaaaaaaaaagaaacatttaATTTGTATTACTAATCAAAACAAAACTAGAGGAGGTACGATTTTCAAATTAAACCTCCGATCATTATTCGGTTCGCGAACGAAGAATTTTTCGCAAATAAGAGCAATATAGATTATAAAAAGTGCATTTACTCTAGTTAGCGGCATAACGATTCTCCGGCATATAAAACCTTCCTACAGAGGATAAGCTGCGCGGAAATATTCTTAGCATATTCCGgggataaaattaaaagtaaacGTCCGGGTCTGAACAGTCAGCAAGTGCCAGTTTTAGTATAAGGTCCTCTTTGCATAGCCTTTTTTTCCttgcagaaagagagagagagagaggggggggggaaggcATGTGGAGCTACTTGTCTCGAGTACAATAGCGATAGCATCTACGAGGGATATACGCGAGGTTCGCGTTGTGTatacgggagagagaaaactgGGTTTACGGTCTAGATTCCGCTGAAGGGAAGAATTATGCTTGAACTGCGCGGCTGCTTCTGCAGCCgagttaaatttaatattttatcccgTTCCTTTTACTATTCCGAGGGATTCGCTCGGATTCCTTTCTCTTCCGAGAAAATTCAATCAATGATGCGCTAGACGAGATTTCATAAACCCGACGCGAATTCTGCTGAGCTGAAAAAAGGAAGCTTTCATCCAGCAGCTTGTTAGAAATACTTTACGGATACCCCGAATACCTCTTCAGGGTAACCGTTTCATCCACGTCGCGATAATCCGCAACGCCGGCACTGGAAAAAAAGCTCACCGAGCTCGCAAAAACCTCCTCTGCATAACTCAGCCCTTACGCGACTTTCTAGCTCCGAAATACTTTCGgtacagagaaaaaaagaaaaaactcaCTGTTGCGATAGGCATGTTCCTCGGCGGTGGACGTCTCGGCGCTTTCATCCTCGTGGTGGTGTCCACCACCTGGTGGACTCGACTGGGGCGAGTCAGGTTGAGTCTGTTCTCCATTGCGTTCGCCGGACTGCTGTTCGCCCAATGTGCCGGTcgactgttgctgctgttggctCAGACAGGGCTTGCGCACGACCTTGTGGCACTTCTTGTGCACCAGCAGCTTGCACTGGATGCACTTGAAACCCTGGCGGCCCAGACCCCAGATCCGGTCCTGGCAGTACGCGCAGAAGGCTCGCTGTTTTTGGCAGATGTTTGGAAGATTAGTCAGtggttatatatatatcaaaacATGGTGGTGCATTAGTAACAGAGCTTTATATGCAAAGTTAATAATTCAGTTTCAGAATATTTTATATCTAATTTTTCGTTAAAGTTATAACAATGCAAATTTCCGAGCTGCGCATTACAGCGTGGAAGATAACGAGAATGTTCTCGCGCTAAAAGAATCGATCGCGCAGCGGTGGTAACAATGTTTTTCATCGTGTAATAAAAGAGTATCGCAGAGtcattttttctcttcgcgTCGCCGAGTCGTATCTTTGATGTAATATAACGAAGAAGATTGGCTCTCGCGATACTCGTTCATTTGCCAGCGTATTATTACGCGATGCTTTGCATAATTTTGCATACGGAGAAAGGGCGTTTTGATCGAGCACCGCTCGACAATTTATTTTCCGCAAAACacaatgtgtgtgtatatatataaatccaGCCTAGAATTTGCACTGGTAGCTCATTAATATTAATGCGCGCGAAACAGTGCACTTAATGTACAGATTATAGACGCACCTTATAACACATATAATAATAGTACCGAGAAAAGCTAGCTGTGGTATGGGGGAAGCGGAAAATTTAATGTAGCTGAATCCCTATACGTGAAATTCGGCTGATAAAAGCCTCTCCGGCTATAATAAATGCAATGAAAACGGAATATACGCTATATAGAAAAGGAATTCCTTACCCTGTTGAATCGTTTAGCCTGGAAAATGTGTCCGTTCACCCGATAAAGCTTTCTCCATCTGCGTGCGCCACGTCTGTAGATATTCCCTTTTGATAAGAAAATACATTTGCTTTAGCACCGCTACGTACAGGCCAgagtatatacgtatgtattGCAGGTACGCTACTGCGTGTGTGCGGATGTGTTATACAAGTCAAGAGGGTACCAATTTCATCGTGGATATAAAGGTTCTACACGGACAGTTCGCCTGCACAGTGCTAGCTTTGTGTACAGCGAGGAAATTCAATTTGTCCAATTTCTGCTGTAGGTCgtcgattttgaaaatttttgtttccAAAACGTGTACATCCAACGCAAAGCTATATGCCTCGACAATTTTCTAAAGCTTCTCTCTCAAGCTTCCCGAACGAGCTGAAAGGATTCGATTAATTTTCGAAACAGCTTTTCAACGCGCCACGTTCAAAAGaaacatttttctctttctgcAGACACGTGTAACATAAAACGTATCCAAAATCCCATCATCTCGCTGTCCCATATCAGGAGCCAAGCCCGGCCGTTATTTCTCGCACCAACGCGTCGCGGAGacaatgtatatgtataaagtagcagtctatatgtatatagtacaggaaaaatccagaggagaaaaagaaacgcaAATTAATCCCAGCCGCCTCGTTAGCGAGCCGTCCTCCACGCGAGCGCGATCATAGGGCTGAAATCGGGCTTAATAACCGACTCGTAAATCACCTCGGCCAACGCGTTAATTAACGAAAGTTTCGCGCCGTATAAAACCCGCAGCGGTTTTCGCGCAAAAAGATTAGAGAGAAAGGAGAGGAAAAGTGTATATAATAGTAGAATATATATGGGGATGGAACAAAGGGATCCGTATATACGCGGGGCGGTCGAAGGGTCGAGTCCTCGAGGGTGTGGGAAGGAAATTATCCTTTTGTATGGCTCTGGGTTCATTCTTTCGCTTTTTTCTTGCTGTTGTTGCTTTGTTTTTCTGCGAGCTCCGCGGAGAGATGGATCTTGGGCTTCTTTCTCGAGGGGGCCTATATCGCGCAGGATGTTTCGGTTGTCCCGTGTTTTTTGGGTCAAGATTTAGTGTTCGATCACGTCGTAACgggattaaaaaaatcaattacacGAGGCTCCGATAAACGAAAGCGATTTTAGGTAATTAAGTTTTCGATGAAGAAAGCgataaagttgaaaaaattagCCTTATCGGTGTCACTCTCGGCACACGGAATCGttgcacgcacacacacacatacgcgatAGGTATCCCTTTCTCACAACATTCAACGCTTTTCGCTGTCGCGTTCAATAATTAAAATCGATGAAAGGCGTCGCATCGAGCAACAGCTTTTTCCGTAAAACACACTGCACTGAAGGATGTCGTGCGGTTAAACCACGCGCATAAATTACGCACAACGCGTTCAAAGCTATAAACACTGTTTTTAGCGCACAAACTCGCggctcttaattttttttgctcaaaaaattaatgatgCCTGAAGGATCAGCGACGCCAGCTCTTCCTCGTGCGAACAAACAGCGAACTAGGTTAGCTTGACTTTTAAACCTTTCTCAACTCTCTCTCCGTTGTGCAtttacacgcatacacacacgatGCATCGGGAGAAACAATAAAAGCGCTCGCGGTACATGCATTGTGTGCACAGGCGCGACGGTCAATTGTTCGCGGGCTTTTCCgataatatacattttttctctctctctctcttctctacACGCAAACGGCCGTCGGTCGATCTCGCGAGAGTGAGTAgtgttagagagagagagagagaaaaagaagaaacttGTTGCGATCGTGATAGTTTATACCGCAGGTGAGGAAGCGCAGCAGGAAAGCTGCCGTCTCGCACTGATCCATCTTTGCTGGGGACAGCGTCAACTGATGGAAATTACACGAATTCACGCTGGTATTCGGAGCCGTCGCGAATCGAGCAGACGCgctgtttgtaaatatgatCGGGGCATAGGGATTCCGGGAATTCCTCGCGGTTCGCGGCCTGGAATTTTCAGCCGATAACGTGTTGCGATAAATCGTCGCATACCGTATCTCCGTAGGTAAGTACTATCTACggataatatattttattgtttttatataACCTAACGCTCGCGTGACTGGAATTTAATGCGAAACTATATACACACTGGAGCTCTCGGCGAGATAAAAGTACTAATGAACCACGTTACGCCGCTGCACGAACAGGTCAATTTCCCTTTAGCGTTTACTTTCGAGGCTGTTTCGCCTCGAGAACCGCCGCGCGCAATTCCACTCAGCTTTTCAGCAACGCGCGTAGATAGTATAGCAGCGCCCGGAGATCCTATTATGTATACTCGGaggagaaaaagtaaaagcaaTTTTAGTCAATAAAGCCGAGCAACTCTCCCACTCCTTCGCACTCTTAACAAGCCCACATCCTATCCCTTTTTTGCCTCCGTATAGcccgatgaaaaaaaaaatttgctctATACAAGCCTTGTATATATTCCATCAGGAGAAATTgctttatcttttttttctcacatCTCCGAGGGTTATAGCTGAAATTTATAACGCTCTGATGCACTCTTATCTCGCTCTCTTCGTAATGAATCACTAAAAAAAGGGGACGGCGCGGTCGATGTGTTGCGTCCGCGCGCGGAATTTGTTGGCGCGTTAAAaaacgctgctgctgccatcgtcgtcgtcgtcgtcgtcgtcgtcgtgaaaACCGAGGCAATACGCGCGTAAATCATGGCTTTCGACCCAGTTTTCCATATACATTTCACCGACGTCTTAACTCGACATCGaaatcaaaataaacaaaagctATCGCAGTATTGCCAACTTGAAAATCGATCGAGTTCAGAAAgctagagagaaaaaaatcggccCTCAACCACATCGAAACAAGCCCGAGACTCATCCGGTCGTCGAGTGTGTGCAGGTACTCGCGCGATGATATGATCGTTAGGTTGGCCGGCGATCCGTAACGCGCGCGCTCTACAGACACTGGATGTCATTAGGATCGGATCTCTtcgcggaggaggaggatccAGGCGGCTAACGAGATTCCCTCCACTTTTATTTGCCCTTCTTTTAATGAGCGGTAAACGCCCTTAACGCCGCTATACCTGTATACGTCgcgttacttttttttctctttctttttgtgtgcgcgcgtgtgtgaagGTACGTACGTCTGGTTACACAAGAGGGAAGGTTATAGTTAGAGGAAGTGTAGCTGCGCTTGATTTAT
The sequence above is a segment of the Nasonia vitripennis strain AsymCx chromosome 3, Nvit_psr_1.1, whole genome shotgun sequence genome. Coding sequences within it:
- the LOC100117679 gene encoding atypical protein kinase C isoform X1 yields the protein MAWGYWSATSVSDRGRSPRRDKNREQAAAAMAMHQQLAATSSVPQPQQPQQPQQQPQEQIVEIEATPAQASTAGMSEPLMQVQGGAQQQQITQAEMASAAEAPPDRLNSFYTYASVANATTGSRVDAAGIQVLPRSGAAGLGYHHQPQPPSPVESDSVDYEQPTSSLLHSSSFVMHHEDSGSSSHHHHHHKMPDLGHHTSSRMRLIRDEDDDVIEGLSDAEFDDLPAPPGGVYYAEAIKIQSQPRPNQGCLLHGIPFCRLPAEPAPPLQPPLMAHEVGGGGNGAADQPQVYFENISWGRSSTCWDDADVFPNVPPAPGMPCQGEDRNIYRRGARRWRKLYRVNGHIFQAKRFNRRAFCAYCQDRIWGLGRQGFKCIQCKLLVHKKCHKVVRKPCLSQQQQQSTGTLGEQQSGERNGEQTQPDSPQSSPPGGGHHHEDESAETSTAEEHAYRNRAASDVEGEELALDEMAGAEGASDRQYSLSDFELIRVIGRGSYAKVLMVELKQTKRIYAMKVIKKALVTDDEDIDWVQTEKHVFETASNHPFLVGLHSCFQTPSRLFFVIEFVRGGDLMFHMQRQRRLPEEHARFYAAEISLALNFLHTKGIIYRDLKLDNVLLDHEGHVKLTDYGMCKEGVREGDTTATFCGTPNYIAPEILRGEDYGFSVDWWALGVLVYEMLAGRSPFDIAGASENPDQNTEDYLFQVILQKTIRIPRSLSVKATSVLKGFLCKDPAERLGCGRSPNAFLDIMTHPFFKAIDWDMLEQKQVTPPYKPQLDSDRDLANFPPEFTDEPVYLTPDDPRVIDRIDQTEFEGFEYVNPLLMSLEDCV
- the LOC100117679 gene encoding atypical protein kinase C isoform X5, whose amino-acid sequence is MCKGARPQRPRMPTQTTETDDIRVKIVYNGEVQITYITAGISVDKLREEMRAICNFDATGPSSDQFTMKWVDDEGDPCRIASQQELDEALRLYELEKDTEITIHVFPNVPPAPGMPCQGEDRNIYRRGARRWRKLYRVNGHIFQAKRFNRRAFCAYCQDRIWGLGRQGFKCIQCKLLVHKKCHKVVRKPCLSQQQQQSTGTLGEQQSGERNGEQTQPDSPQSSPPGGGHHHEDESAETSTAEEHAYRNRAASDVEGEELALDEMAGAEGASDRQYSLSDFELIRVIGRGSYAKVLMVELKQTKRIYAMKVIKKALVTDDEDIDWVQTEKHVFETASNHPFLVGLHSCFQTPSRLFFVIEFVRGGDLMFHMQRQRRLPEEHARFYAAEISLALNFLHTKGIIYRDLKLDNVLLDHEGHVKLTDYGMCKEGVREGDTTATFCGTPNYIAPEILRGEDYGFSVDWWALGVLVYEMLAGRSPFDIAGASENPDQNTEDYLFQVILQKTIRIPRSLSVKATSVLKGFLCKDPAERLGCGRSPNAFLDIMTHPFFKAIDWDMLEQKQVTPPYKPQLDSDRDLANFPPEFTDEPVYLTPDDPRVIDRIDQTEFEGFEYVNPLLMSLEDCV
- the LOC100117679 gene encoding atypical protein kinase C isoform X2, whose amino-acid sequence is MAWGYWSATSVSDRGRSPRRDKNREQAAAAMAMHQQLAATSSVPQPQQPQQPQQQPQEQIVEIEATPAQASTAGMSEPLMQVQGGAQQQQITQAEMASAAEAPPDRLNSFYTYASVANATTGSRVDAAGIQVLPRSGAAGLGYHHQPQPPSPVESDSVDYEQPTSSLLHSSSFVMHHEDSGSSSHHHHHHKMPDLGHHTSSRMRLIRDEDDDVIEGLSDAEFDDLPAPPGGVYYAEAIKIQSQPRPNQGCLLHGIPFCRLPAEPAPPLQPPLMAHEVGGGGNGAADQPQVYFENISWVFPNVPPAPGMPCQGEDRNIYRRGARRWRKLYRVNGHIFQAKRFNRRAFCAYCQDRIWGLGRQGFKCIQCKLLVHKKCHKVVRKPCLSQQQQQSTGTLGEQQSGERNGEQTQPDSPQSSPPGGGHHHEDESAETSTAEEHAYRNRAASDVEGEELALDEMAGAEGASDRQYSLSDFELIRVIGRGSYAKVLMVELKQTKRIYAMKVIKKALVTDDEDIDWVQTEKHVFETASNHPFLVGLHSCFQTPSRLFFVIEFVRGGDLMFHMQRQRRLPEEHARFYAAEISLALNFLHTKGIIYRDLKLDNVLLDHEGHVKLTDYGMCKEGVREGDTTATFCGTPNYIAPEILRGEDYGFSVDWWALGVLVYEMLAGRSPFDIAGASENPDQNTEDYLFQVILQKTIRIPRSLSVKATSVLKGFLCKDPAERLGCGRSPNAFLDIMTHPFFKAIDWDMLEQKQVTPPYKPQLDSDRDLANFPPEFTDEPVYLTPDDPRVIDRIDQTEFEGFEYVNPLLMSLEDCV
- the LOC100117679 gene encoding atypical protein kinase C isoform X6; the protein is MPTQTTETDDIRVKIVYNGEVQITYITAGISVDKLREEMRAICNFDATGPSSDQFTMKWVDDEGDPCRIASQQELDEALRLYELEKDTEITIHVFPNVPPAPGMPCQGEDRNIYRRGARRWRKLYRVNGHIFQAKRFNRRAFCAYCQDRIWGLGRQGFKCIQCKLLVHKKCHKVVRKPCLSQQQQQSTGTLGEQQSGERNGEQTQPDSPQSSPPGGGHHHEDESAETSTAEEHAYRNRAASDVEGEELALDEMAGAEGASDRQYSLSDFELIRVIGRGSYAKVLMVELKQTKRIYAMKVIKKALVTDDEDIDWVQTEKHVFETASNHPFLVGLHSCFQTPSRLFFVIEFVRGGDLMFHMQRQRRLPEEHARFYAAEISLALNFLHTKGIIYRDLKLDNVLLDHEGHVKLTDYGMCKEGVREGDTTATFCGTPNYIAPEILRGEDYGFSVDWWALGVLVYEMLAGRSPFDIAGASENPDQNTEDYLFQVILQKTIRIPRSLSVKATSVLKGFLCKDPAERLGCGRSPNAFLDIMTHPFFKAIDWDMLEQKQVTPPYKPQLDSDRDLANFPPEFTDEPVYLTPDDPRVIDRIDQTEFEGFEYVNPLLMSLEDCV
- the LOC100117679 gene encoding atypical protein kinase C isoform X4, with the translated sequence MSLFEQHGKGARPQRPRMPTQTTETDDIRVKIVYNGEVQITYITAGISVDKLREEMRAICNFDATGPSSDQFTMKWVDDEGDPCRIASQQELDEALRLYELEKDTEITIHVFPNVPPAPGMPCQGEDRNIYRRGARRWRKLYRVNGHIFQAKRFNRRAFCAYCQDRIWGLGRQGFKCIQCKLLVHKKCHKVVRKPCLSQQQQQSTGTLGEQQSGERNGEQTQPDSPQSSPPGGGHHHEDESAETSTAEEHAYRNRAASDVEGEELALDEMAGAEGASDRQYSLSDFELIRVIGRGSYAKVLMVELKQTKRIYAMKVIKKALVTDDEDIDWVQTEKHVFETASNHPFLVGLHSCFQTPSRLFFVIEFVRGGDLMFHMQRQRRLPEEHARFYAAEISLALNFLHTKGIIYRDLKLDNVLLDHEGHVKLTDYGMCKEGVREGDTTATFCGTPNYIAPEILRGEDYGFSVDWWALGVLVYEMLAGRSPFDIAGASENPDQNTEDYLFQVILQKTIRIPRSLSVKATSVLKGFLCKDPAERLGCGRSPNAFLDIMTHPFFKAIDWDMLEQKQVTPPYKPQLDSDRDLANFPPEFTDEPVYLTPDDPRVIDRIDQTEFEGFEYVNPLLMSLEDCV
- the LOC100117679 gene encoding atypical protein kinase C isoform X7; the protein is MSPEFRETMFRAALMYAYPLPFHDLPTLLQLHRSSFVASSNGQVFPNVPPAPGMPCQGEDRNIYRRGARRWRKLYRVNGHIFQAKRFNRRAFCAYCQDRIWGLGRQGFKCIQCKLLVHKKCHKVVRKPCLSQQQQQSTGTLGEQQSGERNGEQTQPDSPQSSPPGGGHHHEDESAETSTAEEHAYRNRAASDVEGEELALDEMAGAEGASDRQYSLSDFELIRVIGRGSYAKVLMVELKQTKRIYAMKVIKKALVTDDEDIDWVQTEKHVFETASNHPFLVGLHSCFQTPSRLFFVIEFVRGGDLMFHMQRQRRLPEEHARFYAAEISLALNFLHTKGIIYRDLKLDNVLLDHEGHVKLTDYGMCKEGVREGDTTATFCGTPNYIAPEILRGEDYGFSVDWWALGVLVYEMLAGRSPFDIAGASENPDQNTEDYLFQVILQKTIRIPRSLSVKATSVLKGFLCKDPAERLGCGRSPNAFLDIMTHPFFKAIDWDMLEQKQVTPPYKPQLDSDRDLANFPPEFTDEPVYLTPDDPRVIDRIDQTEFEGFEYVNPLLMSLEDCV
- the LOC100117679 gene encoding atypical protein kinase C isoform X3 codes for the protein MASAQYVLLLSKSRKSEQLFFLNSNLLLQMSLRKVFKGKGARPQRPRMPTQTTETDDIRVKIVYNGEVQITYITAGISVDKLREEMRAICNFDATGPSSDQFTMKWVDDEGDPCRIASQQELDEALRLYELEKDTEITIHVFPNVPPAPGMPCQGEDRNIYRRGARRWRKLYRVNGHIFQAKRFNRRAFCAYCQDRIWGLGRQGFKCIQCKLLVHKKCHKVVRKPCLSQQQQQSTGTLGEQQSGERNGEQTQPDSPQSSPPGGGHHHEDESAETSTAEEHAYRNRAASDVEGEELALDEMAGAEGASDRQYSLSDFELIRVIGRGSYAKVLMVELKQTKRIYAMKVIKKALVTDDEDIDWVQTEKHVFETASNHPFLVGLHSCFQTPSRLFFVIEFVRGGDLMFHMQRQRRLPEEHARFYAAEISLALNFLHTKGIIYRDLKLDNVLLDHEGHVKLTDYGMCKEGVREGDTTATFCGTPNYIAPEILRGEDYGFSVDWWALGVLVYEMLAGRSPFDIAGASENPDQNTEDYLFQVILQKTIRIPRSLSVKATSVLKGFLCKDPAERLGCGRSPNAFLDIMTHPFFKAIDWDMLEQKQVTPPYKPQLDSDRDLANFPPEFTDEPVYLTPDDPRVIDRIDQTEFEGFEYVNPLLMSLEDCV